One region of Flavobacterium pisciphilum genomic DNA includes:
- the mobA gene encoding conjugal transfer protein MobA: MKEENKRRGGKGGRNPKIDPSIHRHVFRLTEKENAKLLSLYESSGMHNKAKFIISLLFGKEVKTVKIDKGTVDFYMRLTTLHSQFRSVGVNYNQVVKLLYRNFSEKKAAAYLYKLEKQTAEFAALCQKIILIVQEFEEKHFKNDKLI, translated from the coding sequence ATGAAAGAAGAAAATAAAAGAAGAGGCGGCAAAGGGGGCAGGAATCCGAAAATTGATCCCAGTATACACAGACATGTTTTTCGTCTGACTGAAAAGGAAAATGCGAAGCTGTTATCGCTATATGAATCGTCGGGAATGCACAATAAGGCAAAATTTATCATCTCCCTTTTATTTGGAAAAGAAGTGAAGACGGTGAAAATAGACAAGGGAACAGTTGATTTTTATATGCGGCTGACCACATTGCATAGTCAGTTCCGGTCAGTAGGAGTAAATTATAATCAGGTTGTGAAACTTTTGTACCGTAATTTTTCGGAGAAAAAGGCAGCAGCGTACTTGTACAAGTTGGAAAAACAGACTGCCGAATTTGCCGCATTGTGCCAAAAAATTATCCTGATTGTACAGGAATTTGAAGAAAAACATTTTAAAAACGATAAATTAATTTAA
- a CDS encoding ParA family protein, translating to MKTENQPVFVAFSSQKGGVGKSTFTALAASTLHYRLGYNVAVFDADFPQHSLMKMKERDLAMVMENEFLKKTAFRQFTAINKKAYPIFQHKAEGVLQAAHDFVDSLSAPVDYIFFDLPGTVNTTGILKALAGMHHIFTPITADRVVMESTLIFTQLMKDVIMKKGDTSIKTINLFWNQVDGRERSPLYEVYNKLIDELGLSLMDCQIMNSTRFRKESEADARTVFRSTLMPPDERLMSTCRLDQFMKEFLQITQL from the coding sequence ATGAAAACAGAAAACCAACCCGTATTCGTTGCTTTTTCCTCCCAAAAGGGAGGTGTAGGCAAAAGTACATTTACGGCGCTTGCCGCCAGTACCCTTCATTACCGCCTTGGCTACAATGTGGCGGTATTCGACGCCGACTTCCCGCAGCACAGTCTCATGAAAATGAAAGAACGTGATTTAGCAATGGTCATGGAAAATGAGTTTTTAAAAAAGACTGCTTTCAGGCAGTTTACAGCTATCAACAAGAAAGCGTATCCGATCTTTCAGCATAAAGCCGAAGGAGTGCTTCAGGCGGCACATGACTTTGTAGATTCTCTATCAGCTCCTGTTGATTATATCTTTTTTGATCTTCCGGGAACAGTAAACACTACTGGCATTTTGAAAGCCCTGGCGGGTATGCATCACATTTTTACGCCGATCACAGCGGACCGTGTGGTGATGGAAAGCACCCTTATTTTTACCCAGCTTATGAAGGATGTTATTATGAAAAAAGGGGATACGTCCATAAAAACAATTAACCTGTTTTGGAATCAGGTAGACGGCCGTGAACGCTCCCCTCTGTACGAGGTCTATAACAAACTTATTGATGAGCTGGGCCTGAGCCTAATGGATTGCCAGATCATGAACAGCACACGTTTTCGCAAAGAAAGCGAAGCAGATGCCAGAACTGTTTTTCGTTCCACCCTGATGCCCCCTGATGAGCGGCTGATGAGCACTTGCCGTCTGGACCAGTTTATGAAAGAATTTTTACAAATCACCCAATTATAG
- a CDS encoding DUF3408 domain-containing protein: MEKYNNKKAIPEINEEMMMNLMVEGVKKEGLQLPSEQPRDVIKKSKEKDFPKERAKIKKPAEENYESLFFKKSETNAREGKTVYIRPDFHEKLTRIVQVIGEDKISIYAYLDNLLEYHFQEFGEQIISSFNDKYKPIF, translated from the coding sequence ATGGAAAAATACAATAACAAAAAAGCCATTCCTGAAATAAACGAGGAGATGATGATGAACTTGATGGTAGAGGGCGTAAAAAAAGAAGGTTTGCAGCTTCCTTCCGAGCAACCTAGAGACGTGATAAAAAAATCCAAGGAAAAAGATTTTCCAAAAGAGCGCGCCAAAATCAAAAAACCAGCTGAAGAAAATTACGAAAGCCTCTTTTTTAAAAAGTCCGAAACCAATGCCCGTGAAGGAAAAACAGTATATATTCGGCCAGATTTTCATGAGAAGCTTACCCGTATTGTGCAGGTTATTGGAGAGGATAAGATCAGCATTTACGCGTATCTGGACAATCTGCTCGAATATCATTTTCAGGAGTTCGGTGAGCAGATTATCTCAAGTTTTAATGATAAGTACAAACCTATATTTTAA
- a CDS encoding conjugal transfer protein TraD, which translates to METLILICLLAVMALLLHDKISIQIRKKEKPVRGKPNHKLPNVMGQPKTVQRLSTPKHADERPNSNKKQQTDNFDIEIDKEDFDIEIPQEELDDVFRNQPDLEEEEEEWNGYGMSAWNDGFAQGVTFEELSAVGMLLIKDKLEPSQKETAIALVQKIQGTELFSLLENSMESASRKIAELLDGSLSSEKDSGSSYLRKNDFNDFDIGDFV; encoded by the coding sequence ATGGAAACGTTGATTTTGATATGCCTTTTGGCTGTAATGGCCCTACTCCTGCATGATAAAATTAGTATTCAGATACGGAAAAAGGAAAAGCCTGTTCGTGGGAAACCCAATCATAAACTGCCTAATGTTATGGGACAGCCTAAAACCGTACAACGCCTTTCGACGCCAAAGCATGCAGATGAGCGCCCAAACAGCAACAAGAAACAACAAACCGATAATTTTGATATTGAAATCGACAAAGAAGATTTTGATATAGAAATTCCGCAGGAAGAACTGGACGATGTTTTCAGAAATCAGCCCGATTTGGAAGAGGAAGAAGAAGAATGGAACGGCTATGGAATGTCGGCATGGAATGACGGTTTTGCCCAAGGGGTTACCTTCGAGGAACTAAGCGCTGTGGGGATGCTGCTGATAAAGGACAAGCTGGAGCCATCCCAAAAGGAAACAGCCATTGCATTAGTTCAAAAAATACAAGGAACCGAATTATTCAGCCTGCTGGAAAATTCCATGGAAAGTGCTTCCCGAAAAATAGCAGAGCTGCTGGACGGCAGCCTTTCCTCTGAAAAGGATTCCGGTTCTTCTTATCTGCGGAAAAATGATTTCAATGATTTTGATATTGGGGATTTTGTCTAA
- a CDS encoding DUF4134 domain-containing protein, which produces MKKQRKKILQAAMLVLSSLQLSAQGNGTAGITEATQMVTSYFDPATQLIYAIGAVVGLIGGVKVYNKFSSGDPDTSKTAASWFGACIFLIVAATILRSFFL; this is translated from the coding sequence ATGAAAAAACAGAGAAAAAAAATCCTGCAGGCAGCAATGTTAGTGCTGTCATCCTTACAGTTATCTGCGCAGGGAAACGGTACGGCAGGTATCACGGAAGCCACGCAGATGGTCACCTCTTATTTTGACCCTGCCACTCAGCTTATCTATGCCATAGGCGCAGTAGTAGGGTTAATTGGCGGGGTTAAAGTGTATAACAAATTCAGCAGCGGGGACCCCGACACCTCAAAAACCGCGGCAAGCTGGTTCGGAGCCTGTATCTTCCTTATTGTAGCGGCTACCATACTGCGCTCCTTCTTCCTTTAA
- a CDS encoding DUF4133 domain-containing protein produces the protein MDTYNINKGIGRTVEFRGLKAQYLFIFAGGLLGILILVMILYMAGTSSYICLFLGAGGASLIVWQTFSLNRKYGEHGLMKIGAKKRHPRYIICRKPVRRCLRPTPKPTTA, from the coding sequence ATGGATACGTACAACATCAACAAAGGTATTGGAAGGACAGTCGAGTTCAGGGGGCTCAAGGCGCAGTACCTTTTCATTTTCGCAGGCGGACTGCTTGGAATACTTATCCTGGTCATGATACTGTATATGGCCGGAACCAGTTCCTATATCTGTCTTTTTCTTGGGGCAGGCGGTGCTTCGCTGATCGTGTGGCAGACCTTCTCGCTCAACAGAAAGTACGGTGAACACGGACTGATGAAAATCGGAGCAAAAAAAAGGCATCCCCGATACATCATCTGCCGAAAACCAGTACGTCGCTGCTTAAGGCCAACTCCTAAACCCACTACGGCATGA
- a CDS encoding TraG family conjugative transposon ATPase has protein sequence MRNTAKTTTLESRFPLLAVENNCILSKDADITACFEVRLPELFTVASAEYEAIHSAWHKAIKTLPDFTVVHKQDWYIRENYDPELDKDDHSFLARSYQRHFNERPFLNHYCYLFLTKTTKERMRMQSNFSSLCKGTLIPKKIRDKETIHRFMEAVAQFERIINDCGFVKISRMSEDDIIGSEDRQGLLEQYLTLSRETGTPLQDIALGSEEVRVGNKRLCLHTLSDTDNLPSSVSADTRYEKLSTDRSDCRLSFAAPVGLLLNCNHIYNQYLFLDNSEENLLKFEKSARNMHSLARYSRANQINKEWIEHYLNEAHSFGLSSIRAHFNIMAWSDDPSELKQLKNDCGSALALMECKPRLNTTDTATLYWAGMPGNAGDFPSEESFYTFIGPALCFFTEETNYHNSPSPFGINMADRLTGKPIHLDISDLPMKRGIITNRNKFILGPSGSGKSFFTNHMVRQYYEQGAHVLLVDTGNSYQGLCELIKAKTKGEDGVYFTYTEDNPIAFNPFYTDDGVFDIEKRESIKTLILTLWKRDDEPPTRSEEVALSNAVSGYIERIRQLDAFPSFNGFYRYIKEDFRQVLEAKQVREKDFDLANFLNVLEPYYQGGEYDYLLNSDKQLDLLSKRFIVFEIDAIKDHKILFPIVTIIIMEVFINKMRRLKGIRKLILIEEAWKAIAKEGMAEYLKYLFKTVRKFFGEAIVVTQEVDDIIKSPIVKESIINNSDCKILLDQRKYMNKFDDIQAMLGLTDKEKAQVLSINMNNDASRLYKEVWIGLGGTHSAVYATEVSLEEYYAYTTEETEKLEVMQLASELGGNVELAIKQIAIRRREHENP, from the coding sequence ATGAGAAATACAGCCAAGACCACAACACTGGAAAGCAGATTTCCACTGCTGGCAGTAGAGAACAACTGCATCCTTTCCAAGGACGCCGATATTACTGCCTGCTTTGAAGTCCGGCTGCCCGAACTCTTCACGGTGGCTTCGGCCGAGTATGAAGCTATTCATTCTGCCTGGCATAAGGCCATTAAGACCCTGCCAGATTTTACGGTCGTCCATAAACAGGACTGGTACATCAGGGAAAATTATGATCCTGAATTAGATAAGGATGACCATAGTTTTCTGGCCAGGTCTTACCAGCGGCACTTTAATGAGCGTCCGTTCCTGAACCATTACTGCTACCTGTTCCTTACCAAGACCACCAAAGAGCGCATGAGGATGCAGAGCAATTTCTCCTCGCTATGCAAAGGTACACTGATACCAAAGAAAATACGGGACAAAGAGACAATACATCGTTTTATGGAAGCCGTAGCGCAGTTTGAGCGCATTATAAACGACTGCGGATTTGTCAAAATCAGTCGGATGAGTGAAGACGACATTATTGGATCTGAAGACAGACAGGGACTGCTGGAACAGTACCTGACCCTGTCAAGGGAAACCGGAACACCGCTCCAGGATATTGCCCTGGGCAGCGAAGAGGTCCGTGTGGGAAACAAAAGGCTGTGCCTGCATACCCTTTCTGACACCGACAACCTGCCCTCATCTGTATCGGCTGATACGCGATATGAAAAACTGTCCACCGACCGCAGTGACTGCCGACTTTCTTTTGCTGCGCCTGTGGGACTGCTGCTGAACTGCAACCACATTTACAACCAGTACCTGTTTTTGGACAACAGCGAGGAGAACCTGCTCAAGTTTGAAAAGTCAGCCCGAAACATGCACTCGCTGGCACGATATAGCCGCGCGAACCAGATCAACAAAGAATGGATCGAACACTATCTCAATGAGGCACATTCTTTTGGACTGTCTTCCATCCGCGCGCATTTCAATATCATGGCATGGTCGGACGACCCATCCGAGCTCAAACAGCTGAAGAACGACTGCGGGAGCGCACTGGCCCTTATGGAATGCAAGCCAAGGCTTAACACGACTGATACCGCTACACTGTATTGGGCGGGAATGCCAGGAAATGCAGGAGATTTCCCCAGCGAGGAAAGCTTTTACACTTTTATCGGGCCTGCTTTGTGTTTCTTCACAGAGGAAACCAATTACCATAATTCGCCATCTCCTTTTGGTATCAACATGGCGGACAGGCTTACAGGGAAACCGATCCATCTGGACATTTCGGACCTGCCGATGAAACGAGGTATCATTACCAATCGTAATAAGTTCATACTCGGCCCCTCGGGAAGCGGCAAATCTTTTTTCACCAACCATATGGTGAGGCAGTATTATGAGCAAGGCGCGCATGTATTGCTGGTGGATACCGGCAACTCGTATCAGGGTTTGTGCGAGCTTATCAAGGCAAAAACCAAAGGCGAAGACGGGGTATATTTTACCTATACCGAGGACAATCCCATTGCTTTTAACCCTTTCTATACCGACGACGGGGTTTTCGATATTGAAAAGAGGGAAAGCATCAAAACCCTCATACTGACCTTATGGAAACGTGATGACGAGCCTCCCACGCGCTCCGAAGAGGTGGCACTCTCCAATGCCGTGAGCGGCTATATTGAAAGGATCAGGCAACTTGATGCATTTCCTTCTTTTAATGGTTTTTACCGTTACATAAAGGAGGATTTCCGTCAGGTATTGGAAGCAAAGCAGGTAAGGGAAAAAGACTTTGACCTAGCAAATTTCCTAAATGTGCTGGAGCCTTATTACCAAGGAGGCGAATACGATTACCTTCTGAATTCCGATAAACAGCTGGACCTGCTTTCCAAGCGTTTTATAGTATTTGAAATCGACGCGATCAAGGACCATAAAATCCTGTTTCCCATTGTGACGATCATCATTATGGAAGTGTTTATCAACAAGATGAGAAGGCTCAAGGGTATCCGTAAACTGATCCTGATCGAAGAGGCATGGAAAGCGATTGCCAAGGAAGGAATGGCCGAATACCTCAAGTATCTTTTCAAGACTGTCCGCAAGTTCTTTGGAGAAGCCATTGTGGTAACCCAGGAGGTTGATGATATTATCAAGTCCCCTATTGTCAAGGAAAGCATCATCAACAATTCGGACTGCAAAATCCTGCTTGACCAGCGAAAATACATGAACAAGTTTGATGATATCCAAGCGATGCTGGGGCTGACCGATAAAGAAAAGGCACAGGTGCTTTCCATTAATATGAACAATGATGCATCACGCCTTTACAAGGAAGTATGGATCGGACTTGGAGGAACGCACTCTGCGGTCTATGCCACCGAAGTCAGCCTCGAAGAGTATTATGCCTACACAACCGAAGAAACCGAAAAACTGGAAGTGATGCAGCTTGCCTCGGAACTTGGGGGAAATGTAGAGCTCGCCATCAAGCAGATAGCCATAAGGAGGCGCGAGCATGAAAATCCATAA